A portion of the Burkholderia pseudomultivorans genome contains these proteins:
- a CDS encoding aldehyde dehydrogenase: MSNASQHAVTDDTSLRRFEHLYIDGAWVKPIDGELVESIDPATGRPWAIAPMGGPQDIDRAVAAARAAFGPWRRTPGHERAALLRRLAERFSAAVPELAIIESRDNGNLVREHRASLTAQVQWYQWFASLADKAQGTTIPIDDSVHAFTTRVPIGVVGAIIPWNAPLLATCLKIGAALAAGCTVVVKPAEQTPVSALELARLVHEAGFPPGVFNVVPGYGRTAGAHLVKHPDVDKISFTGASQTAKQMVRDGADNLKRFTFELGGKAPHILFADADLGNAINAATASAWRLTGQSCALGSRVLVERSIYDRVVDAFRARAKSVRVGMPSIDTNHMGPQSHQAQLDKTLSYIEIGKQDGAELVAGGHRIATPELADGYFVEPTVFAGVTNRMRVARDEIFGPVASLIPFDGEDEAVAIANDTPYGLTAGLWTRDVGRAHRVSGRIDAGMVWVNTYSFLRWSTPYGGFKASGWGRENGIDALAPYLETRTTVISTTGQFPNLYAD, from the coding sequence ATGTCGAATGCCTCACAACACGCGGTGACGGATGACACATCATTGCGCCGCTTCGAGCACCTCTATATCGACGGCGCATGGGTGAAGCCAATCGACGGCGAGCTGGTCGAAAGCATCGATCCGGCCACCGGCCGCCCCTGGGCGATCGCTCCGATGGGCGGCCCGCAGGACATCGATCGTGCGGTCGCCGCGGCGCGCGCCGCGTTCGGCCCGTGGCGCCGCACGCCGGGACACGAGCGCGCGGCGCTGCTGCGCCGCCTCGCGGAGCGCTTCAGCGCGGCGGTTCCCGAACTGGCGATCATCGAGTCGCGCGACAACGGCAATCTCGTGCGCGAGCATCGCGCGAGCCTGACTGCGCAGGTGCAGTGGTATCAGTGGTTCGCGTCGCTGGCGGACAAGGCGCAAGGCACCACCATCCCGATCGACGACAGCGTGCACGCGTTCACGACGCGCGTGCCGATCGGCGTGGTAGGCGCGATCATCCCGTGGAATGCGCCGCTGCTCGCCACCTGCCTGAAGATCGGCGCCGCACTCGCGGCCGGCTGCACGGTCGTCGTCAAGCCGGCCGAGCAAACGCCCGTATCGGCGCTCGAGCTTGCGCGCCTCGTCCACGAAGCGGGCTTTCCGCCCGGCGTGTTCAACGTCGTGCCCGGTTACGGGCGTACGGCCGGCGCGCATCTCGTCAAGCATCCGGACGTCGACAAGATCTCGTTTACGGGCGCGAGCCAGACCGCCAAACAGATGGTGCGCGATGGCGCCGACAACCTGAAGCGCTTCACGTTCGAACTCGGCGGCAAGGCGCCGCATATCCTGTTCGCGGACGCCGACCTCGGCAACGCGATCAACGCCGCCACCGCATCCGCATGGCGGCTGACCGGGCAGAGCTGTGCGCTCGGCTCGCGCGTGCTCGTCGAGCGGTCGATCTACGATCGCGTCGTCGACGCGTTCCGCGCACGCGCGAAGTCGGTGCGCGTCGGCATGCCGTCGATCGACACGAATCACATGGGCCCGCAGTCGCATCAGGCGCAGCTCGACAAGACGCTGTCCTACATCGAGATCGGCAAGCAGGACGGCGCAGAACTCGTCGCCGGCGGCCATCGCATCGCGACGCCCGAACTCGCGGACGGCTATTTCGTCGAGCCGACCGTATTCGCCGGCGTCACGAACCGCATGCGCGTCGCGCGCGACGAGATCTTCGGCCCGGTGGCGTCGCTGATTCCGTTCGACGGCGAAGACGAGGCCGTCGCGATCGCAAACGACACGCCGTACGGGTTGACGGCAGGCCTGTGGACGCGCGACGTCGGCCGCGCGCATCGCGTGTCGGGCCGTATCGACGCGGGCATGGTGTGGGTCAATACCTACTCGTTCCTGCGGTGGTCGACGCCGTACGGCGGTTTCAAGGCCAGCGGCTGGGGTCGCGAAAACGGGATCGACGCGCTTGCCCCTTATCTGGAAACCCGCACGACGGTGATCAGCACCACCGGGCAGTTTCCGAACCTGTACGCGGACTGA
- a CDS encoding LysR family transcriptional regulator — MAAPDDHGGEMAGLSLHNLTRRVDLFTLRLFLTVVEEQQMRRAALRENITPSAATRRIQDLEEIAGIDLFERLPGGMVPSAAGEVLARHVRLLFDNLDVMRREVAEFTEGVRGQIRISSTSTIIVQFLAREIAEFTRDFPLVDIELQEDANSSVVGAVVSGKADVAMFYATDDIDRDALEVIEYRTDRLVAVVPKGHMLSERASVTTRDLLEQNIIGLSATTSMMTQLKNAAAALGHELVVKYRVSTIEAARSLVKAGLGVTIHPESMLPLEDFAKVTLVALDEQWALRRLCIGTKRGDSLPAATKAFVAQLTDR, encoded by the coding sequence ATGGCCGCACCGGATGATCATGGAGGGGAAATGGCAGGGCTCAGTCTCCACAATTTGACGAGACGCGTCGACCTGTTCACGTTGCGGTTGTTTCTCACCGTCGTCGAGGAACAGCAGATGCGTCGCGCGGCGCTGCGGGAGAACATCACGCCGTCGGCTGCGACGAGACGGATCCAGGATCTCGAGGAGATTGCCGGCATCGATCTCTTCGAGCGGCTGCCGGGCGGCATGGTGCCGAGCGCCGCCGGCGAAGTGCTGGCGCGACATGTGCGCTTGCTGTTCGACAATCTCGACGTGATGCGCCGCGAAGTCGCCGAGTTCACCGAAGGCGTGCGAGGCCAGATCCGCATCAGTTCCACCAGCACGATCATCGTTCAATTCCTGGCACGCGAAATCGCCGAATTCACGCGGGACTTTCCGCTGGTCGATATCGAACTGCAGGAGGATGCGAATTCCAGCGTGGTCGGCGCCGTCGTGAGCGGCAAGGCCGATGTGGCGATGTTCTACGCCACCGACGATATCGACCGCGATGCGCTCGAGGTCATCGAGTATCGAACCGACCGGCTGGTTGCCGTCGTGCCGAAAGGACATATGCTCAGCGAACGCGCGAGCGTGACAACACGCGACTTGCTCGAGCAGAACATCATCGGCCTGTCGGCGACGACTTCGATGATGACGCAGCTGAAAAACGCGGCAGCCGCGCTGGGGCACGAACTGGTCGTGAAGTATCGCGTCAGTACGATCGAAGCGGCTCGCAGTCTCGTCAAGGCCGGCCTCGGCGTGACGATTCATCCCGAAAGCATGCTGCCGCTCGAGGACTTCGCCAAAGTGACGCTCGTCGCACTGGATGAGCAATGGGCGTTGCGCCGGCTTTGCATCGGCACGAAGCGCGGCGATTCGCTGCCGGCAGCCACGAAAGCGTTCGTTGCACAGTTGACCGATCGCTGA
- a CDS encoding SDR family oxidoreductase, protein MTKVLILGASGQIARWAVQMLGTKSGVTQTLLVRNPRKLAGNEPANANVVIGDVLDKKLLPRIVEGHDVVYANLSGDVDTQTEHILVAMKAAHVRRLIFVNSLGIYDEVPGKFGEWNRREIGQYLPPYRRSADLIEASDVDYTILRAAWLQNDDEVSYELTARDAPFKGTEVSRKSVASLVVDLIEHPDRLKRANVGVSKPGTDGDKPAFI, encoded by the coding sequence ATGACCAAGGTATTGATCCTCGGCGCAAGCGGACAGATTGCCCGCTGGGCCGTCCAGATGCTCGGCACGAAAAGCGGCGTCACGCAGACACTGCTCGTGCGCAATCCCAGAAAGCTGGCCGGCAACGAGCCGGCCAACGCGAACGTCGTGATCGGCGACGTGCTCGACAAGAAACTGTTGCCGCGGATCGTCGAAGGACACGACGTCGTGTACGCGAACCTGTCCGGCGACGTGGATACGCAAACCGAACACATTCTGGTCGCGATGAAGGCCGCCCATGTCCGTCGATTGATCTTCGTCAACTCGCTCGGCATCTACGACGAGGTGCCCGGCAAGTTCGGCGAATGGAATCGCCGGGAGATCGGTCAGTATCTGCCGCCTTATCGCCGGTCCGCCGACCTGATCGAGGCGTCGGACGTGGATTACACGATCCTGCGCGCAGCGTGGCTGCAGAACGACGACGAGGTCAGTTACGAGCTCACCGCACGAGACGCGCCGTTCAAGGGCACCGAAGTGTCCCGGAAGAGCGTAGCTTCGCTCGTCGTCGATCTCATCGAACATCCGGACAGGCTGAAACGCGCCAACGTCGGCGTCAGCAAGCCGGGCACCGACGGCGACAAACCCGCTTTCATATGA
- a CDS encoding LysR family transcriptional regulator, protein MDPSLLPSLAWFAHVAHHRSFTKAAAEMGVSRANLSQNVKALERRLNVKLLYRTTRDMSLTEEGQRIYDVWYPALVALERTMDALHDARDEPSGLIRLNTSRVAAKTLIEPHLEEFSTRFPRLGLELVMDDGLANIVADGCDAGIRIGESLAPHMIAVPITPALEMAVVGTPAYFRRYGEPLTPTDLTEHNCLRFRQVGGAIHPWEFTSPEDAGHTFTMEPRGSITTNDDDGMIRAALQGVGLIQHIDIAVQPHLDSGALIRVLRPWCKPFAGFYVYAPTRTQMPAKVRALIDFLVEKREAVSASRPLESARAGR, encoded by the coding sequence ATGGATCCGTCCCTGCTCCCGTCGCTGGCGTGGTTCGCCCACGTCGCGCACCATCGCAGCTTTACGAAAGCCGCTGCCGAAATGGGCGTATCGCGCGCCAATCTGTCGCAAAACGTGAAAGCGCTCGAGCGTCGACTGAACGTCAAGCTGCTGTATCGCACCACGCGCGACATGTCGCTGACCGAGGAAGGGCAACGGATCTACGATGTCTGGTATCCGGCGCTGGTCGCGCTCGAAAGAACCATGGACGCGCTGCACGACGCGCGCGATGAGCCGTCGGGATTGATTCGTCTGAACACGTCGCGCGTCGCGGCCAAGACGCTGATCGAGCCGCATCTGGAGGAGTTCAGCACGCGCTTTCCGCGGCTGGGCCTGGAACTGGTCATGGACGACGGCCTCGCCAATATCGTGGCAGACGGCTGCGACGCCGGGATCCGGATCGGCGAGAGCCTTGCGCCGCACATGATAGCCGTGCCCATTACGCCGGCCCTCGAGATGGCGGTGGTCGGCACGCCGGCGTATTTCAGGCGCTATGGCGAACCGCTGACGCCGACCGATCTGACCGAGCACAATTGCCTGCGCTTCCGGCAGGTTGGCGGTGCGATTCATCCGTGGGAGTTCACGTCGCCGGAAGACGCCGGCCATACCTTCACGATGGAGCCGCGCGGCAGCATCACCACCAACGATGACGACGGGATGATCCGCGCCGCGCTGCAGGGCGTCGGGCTCATCCAGCACATCGACATTGCCGTGCAGCCGCATCTGGACTCGGGCGCGTTGATCCGCGTGTTGCGACCGTGGTGCAAGCCTTTTGCAGGCTTTTACGTCTATGCGCCGACGCGGACCCAGATGCCGGCCAAGGTCCGGGCACTGATCGATTTCCTGGTGGAGAAACGCGAAGCCGTTTCGGCTTCACGTCCATTGGAGTCGGCGCGCGCCGGTCGTTGA
- a CDS encoding alpha/beta hydrolase translates to MKSVKINHQYWDIAANLYFPPNFDENNTYPAIISAHPIGSCKEQTSGNVYGEALAREGFVVIAFDASFQGDSGGEPRYIEDPTLRVEDFRVVCDYLVTLPYVDENRIGVLGICGGGGYAINAAMTERRIRAVGTVTGANYGRLMREGFSNYDPIGALEAMAKQRTAEARGAALRVDDLLPPSPEAAREAGLTEVDLYGATEYYRSDRGRAPNGVNRSLYSHQAAAVGWDAFHLCETLLTQPLMVVVGDKVGAFGAYRDGCEIIGRAASKKKELVVVEGWSHYDLYDKPEPVGKALAKLIPFYKENL, encoded by the coding sequence ATGAAAAGCGTCAAGATCAACCATCAGTATTGGGATATCGCCGCCAACCTCTATTTCCCGCCGAATTTCGACGAAAACAACACGTATCCCGCCATCATCAGCGCGCACCCGATCGGCAGTTGCAAGGAGCAGACGTCGGGGAACGTGTATGGTGAGGCGCTGGCCCGCGAAGGCTTCGTCGTCATCGCATTCGATGCGAGCTTTCAAGGCGACAGCGGCGGCGAGCCGCGCTATATCGAGGATCCGACCTTGCGCGTCGAGGATTTTCGCGTCGTCTGCGACTACCTCGTGACGCTGCCGTATGTCGACGAAAACCGCATCGGCGTGCTGGGCATCTGCGGCGGTGGCGGCTATGCGATCAACGCGGCGATGACCGAGCGCCGCATCCGGGCAGTGGGCACGGTCACCGGCGCCAACTACGGCCGCCTGATGCGCGAGGGCTTCAGCAACTACGATCCGATCGGCGCGCTCGAGGCGATGGCCAAACAGCGCACCGCGGAAGCGCGAGGTGCTGCGCTGCGTGTCGACGACCTGCTGCCGCCGTCGCCGGAGGCCGCCCGGGAAGCGGGCCTGACCGAAGTCGATCTCTATGGTGCGACCGAATACTATCGGTCGGACCGCGGCCGCGCGCCGAACGGCGTCAACCGTTCGCTGTACTCGCATCAGGCCGCCGCCGTGGGCTGGGACGCGTTCCATCTGTGCGAAACGTTGCTCACGCAACCGCTGATGGTCGTGGTCGGCGACAAGGTCGGTGCGTTCGGCGCATACCGCGATGGCTGCGAAATCATCGGTCGTGCGGCGTCGAAGAAGAAGGAACTGGTGGTGGTCGAAGGCTGGTCTCACTACGATCTGTACGACAAACCCGAACCCGTCGGCAAGGCGCTCGCCAAACTGATTCCGTTCTACAAGGAAAACCTGTAA
- a CDS encoding MFS transporter, giving the protein MNDSSIATRSSLLVVILCFMTIAVDGYDLIVYGATVSALLAEPGWGLTAAGAGMIGSWTLAGLMLGLFGAGSLSDRIGRRKLIMAGVFWFSVGSLLCALAHSPTQLGIARFLTGIGLGSVVPSSVALTVEYAPRNRRQLYNALALTGYAVGGVICALLAIALLQSHGWRVLYGAGALYVVVLPLMVFFLPESVNFLVDRNRMDEARALAARYSIDFDRVLAEHKNQAWSHAGAGELRGFRLLMSTEWRSAVLLFAIVCFCGQIVVYGMNVWLPTLMRKAGYPLGSSLHFLLVMQFGAVAGNLFGAWLADRVGSRKILVAFFVVCALSLLALSQKPEYGWLMLAVFGAGLGSIGSTTLGYGYIAAYFPASCRGSAIGTAQGLGRIGSVLGPMIGGWVVGSNLGQSWHFYVFAIPSAIAALMVTRIPRRAQLNASYAEA; this is encoded by the coding sequence GTGAACGATTCTTCCATCGCGACTCGCAGCAGTTTGCTCGTAGTCATCTTGTGCTTCATGACGATCGCCGTCGACGGCTACGATCTGATCGTCTACGGTGCAACGGTTTCGGCCTTGCTTGCGGAGCCCGGCTGGGGCCTCACGGCCGCCGGAGCCGGCATGATCGGTAGCTGGACGCTGGCCGGGCTGATGCTCGGTCTGTTTGGTGCGGGCTCGCTGTCCGATCGCATCGGGCGACGCAAGCTGATCATGGCCGGCGTGTTCTGGTTTTCCGTCGGTTCGCTGCTCTGCGCGCTGGCTCATTCGCCGACCCAGTTGGGTATCGCCCGTTTCCTGACCGGCATCGGGCTCGGGAGCGTCGTGCCGTCGTCGGTCGCGCTGACGGTCGAATATGCGCCGAGAAATCGGCGGCAGCTCTATAACGCGCTGGCGCTCACCGGTTACGCGGTCGGCGGCGTGATTTGCGCGCTGCTCGCCATTGCGCTGCTGCAGAGCCATGGCTGGCGGGTGCTTTACGGGGCGGGCGCGCTGTACGTTGTCGTGCTGCCTCTGATGGTCTTCTTCCTGCCGGAATCGGTCAATTTTCTGGTCGATCGCAACCGGATGGACGAAGCGCGTGCATTGGCGGCTCGCTACTCGATCGATTTCGATCGTGTGCTGGCCGAACACAAAAACCAGGCGTGGTCGCATGCCGGCGCTGGAGAACTGCGCGGCTTCCGGCTGTTGATGTCGACGGAATGGCGCTCTGCGGTGCTGCTGTTCGCGATCGTGTGCTTCTGCGGTCAGATCGTCGTCTACGGGATGAACGTCTGGCTGCCGACGCTGATGCGCAAGGCCGGTTATCCGCTCGGATCGTCGCTGCATTTTCTGCTGGTGATGCAGTTCGGCGCAGTTGCCGGCAATCTGTTCGGTGCATGGCTCGCCGATCGAGTGGGGTCCCGAAAGATACTCGTCGCGTTCTTCGTCGTGTGCGCGCTTTCGTTGCTCGCACTGAGCCAGAAGCCCGAGTACGGCTGGCTGATGCTTGCGGTATTCGGCGCGGGACTCGGCTCGATCGGATCGACCACGCTCGGCTACGGCTATATCGCAGCGTATTTCCCCGCATCGTGCCGCGGTTCGGCGATCGGCACGGCGCAGGGCCTCGGCCGGATCGGCTCGGTGCTGGGCCCGATGATCGGCGGCTGGGTCGTCGGATCGAATCTCGGACAGTCCTGGCATTTCTACGTCTTCGCGATTCCGTCCGCGATCGCCGCGCTGATGGTGACGCGGATTCCGAGGCGGGCGCAGTTGAATGCGTCGTACGCGGAGGCCTGA